In the genome of Desulfolucanica intricata, the window ATTACCAATGTCTATAAATATATTTTCCACTGTTAAATCAAGTTATACAGATGCCGGTGTATTAGAAAAAAGGCCACTTCATCAGCGGCCTCAAGCAGATAATCTCTTTCTTCCTTTAAGTCTTCTGTTTTTAAGTATATTTCTTCCGGATTTACTGGCCATACGCTTGAGAAAACCGTGAACCCTTTTATGTTTACGTTTATTCGGCTGATATGTTCTTTTCATTTAGAGCCACCTCCTTCGCTT includes:
- the rpmH gene encoding 50S ribosomal protein L34, with the translated sequence MKRTYQPNKRKHKRVHGFLKRMASKSGRNILKNRRLKGRKRLSA